In Salisediminibacterium beveridgei, one DNA window encodes the following:
- a CDS encoding AAA family ATPase: MKDKRSETYMEVKGYEVTTHFAVHKESSKNWWVDHLPSGYKLKKMSSRDNAETLSNEIEGMMDWSHKEAPEVFRKSEYFRDFFRHVSEAIENNEDIPVAPEVLKYNLFFIEMDEVDERWDIFLQAWNELESLIGLSDVKETIMKIMQSIRGRKINEKMVKGSTPSYHMLFKGAAGTGKTEVARIVGMLFYAIGVVPEDRFLEVGRKDLVGEHVGETAPKTEKIINQAIGGVLFIDEAYALVSNTKNDFGNEAIEVLIKAMEDHREDFVVILAGYQGEMEELMDMNEGFRSRVRLHIPFSNYTLDELAQISKEMLNSKGCELDADAHLELASYLKLYEHQGVVDGNARTVRNLIEFVIEEMHTRTALTGEATNVVIAEDLKKAGNVSNDDPERLVKMKDEAVQELDNLVGMTELKNEVRRIMNTILLNEKRKEFNMEVEKSRMHMCFTGPPGTGKTTVARIMGKFFNGSGILSSGHFVEASRGDLVAEYLGQTAPKVNRKIKQSMGGVMFIDEAYNLITDEHDYFGKEAVSTLIQGMEDYHEDLVVILAGYSEDIKNMIDVNPGFKSRIGYYFDFPDYTAEDIVEISKRLLDSKGYDLSVDASQALEHHMIDFHQDEGHFGGNGRWADEFVKLAINCANQRLVNDGDLNELTPEKLQSIQKMDIDEAMKITRRKSGAI; encoded by the coding sequence GTGAAAGATAAACGATCAGAAACATATATGGAAGTGAAAGGGTATGAGGTCACGACTCATTTTGCTGTGCATAAAGAAAGCAGCAAGAACTGGTGGGTGGATCACCTTCCCTCGGGTTATAAATTGAAAAAAATGTCTTCCCGTGACAATGCAGAAACCCTTTCAAATGAGATTGAAGGAATGATGGACTGGAGTCATAAAGAGGCGCCGGAAGTGTTTCGAAAAAGTGAATATTTCAGGGATTTTTTCAGGCATGTGAGTGAAGCTATTGAAAATAATGAGGACATCCCTGTTGCTCCAGAAGTGCTGAAATACAATCTGTTTTTCATAGAGATGGATGAAGTGGATGAAAGGTGGGATATATTTCTCCAAGCATGGAATGAGTTGGAGTCTCTGATTGGATTGTCGGATGTGAAAGAAACCATCATGAAAATTATGCAATCCATTCGAGGAAGGAAAATAAATGAGAAGATGGTTAAAGGATCAACACCGTCTTATCATATGTTGTTCAAAGGCGCTGCGGGTACAGGAAAGACAGAAGTGGCCAGGATCGTGGGTATGTTGTTTTATGCCATCGGTGTCGTACCGGAGGACCGTTTTTTAGAGGTAGGGCGAAAAGATCTCGTTGGAGAGCATGTGGGAGAGACAGCGCCAAAAACAGAAAAAATAATTAATCAGGCAATCGGTGGTGTTTTATTTATCGATGAAGCCTATGCGCTGGTTTCCAATACAAAGAATGATTTCGGTAATGAAGCCATAGAGGTGTTGATTAAGGCGATGGAAGACCATCGGGAGGACTTTGTCGTCATCCTCGCTGGTTATCAGGGAGAAATGGAAGAATTAATGGATATGAATGAGGGCTTCCGTTCAAGGGTTCGCTTGCATATTCCGTTTTCGAATTACACACTTGATGAGCTGGCACAAATTTCAAAAGAGATGCTCAACAGCAAGGGGTGTGAGCTGGACGCTGATGCACATCTAGAACTGGCCAGTTATTTGAAGTTGTATGAGCACCAGGGCGTGGTCGATGGGAATGCGAGAACGGTTCGGAACCTGATTGAATTTGTTATCGAAGAAATGCATACACGTACGGCTTTGACAGGGGAAGCTACGAATGTCGTTATTGCTGAAGATTTGAAAAAAGCAGGGAATGTTTCTAATGATGATCCGGAGAGATTAGTAAAAATGAAGGACGAAGCTGTACAGGAACTTGACAATCTGGTAGGAATGACGGAATTGAAAAATGAAGTCAGGCGGATTATGAATACGATCTTATTAAATGAAAAAAGAAAAGAATTTAATATGGAAGTGGAAAAGTCACGAATGCATATGTGCTTCACCGGTCCTCCTGGGACAGGGAAGACCACTGTAGCAAGAATCATGGGGAAATTTTTCAATGGTTCGGGGATCTTGAGCAGTGGTCATTTTGTGGAGGCTTCACGGGGAGATCTTGTTGCTGAATATTTGGGTCAAACCGCTCCTAAAGTAAACAGAAAAATAAAACAATCGATGGGCGGCGTGATGTTCATCGATGAGGCTTATAATCTGATTACAGACGAGCATGATTATTTTGGAAAGGAAGCTGTATCGACACTCATTCAAGGAATGGAAGATTATCATGAAGATCTGGTGGTTATCCTGGCAGGCTACAGTGAGGATATCAAGAATATGATCGATGTGAACCCTGGTTTTAAGTCGAGGATCGGGTATTATTTCGATTTTCCAGATTATACGGCTGAAGACATTGTTGAGATTTCGAAAAGATTACTGGACTCGAAGGGCTATGATTTAAGTGTTGATGCATCACAAGCACTGGAACATCATATGATCGACTTTCATCAGGATGAAGGTCATTTCGGTGGAAACGGTCGTTGGGCTGATGAATTTGTGAAATTGGCAATCAATTGCGCGAATCAACGACTGGTGAACGATGGCGACTTGAATGAACTGACACCTGAAAAACTGCAATCAATTCAGAAAATGGATATTGATGAAGCAATGAAGATTACGAGAAGAAAAAGCGGAGCGATCTGA
- a CDS encoding pullulanase, with protein sequence MTAVMGMSVFTAFTPAVTAEEEATDESGEVPEDHLRIHYDYGDQDLSSLGIWYWGDFSTISADREGEEEDTAWPGDVRFSEEQTTDFGAYIDVELAEDPELVEFLINNADGENVTGDLEVDMLSDEMNEVWVTNDEAIYYYEPVAFDDNILRVHFQTDDDVYDPWGLWTWGDVAEAPDEWPTDAHPFSQDQTGPYGAYVDIELTDDPSSVGFLLVDRDTEEQTDDFTFGDLDQHRQVFVNLDADEVYTNPYFAGTEEEAPELGEGEYDFAVSGETTGAVDAENHAVLDLDVTYPEEDVAIDRMHADVSLLGGPDELAISPEVMGVTLSAHYSVDPGTYEIPLTLIDEEGGVYEGSAEVDVVEHTKEDGDFNWDESVIYFMLTDRFYDGDPSNNDPYDLDYDFYDNPRGTPQGGDFAGVKENLDYLDELGVNTVWITPIVENIAYDVSYASDDGSYFGYHGYWAQDFEELNPHLGTLEEFHDLIDAAAERDMDIMVDVVLNHPGYGLKPEDGDVEDPPPGYPTDEDRERFDGMIREEPGSDDETMELAELPDFKTEVPEVREQIVDWQTSWIEKSTTDAGNAISSFRVDTVKHVDEPTWQLFKNELTRESTDFKMIGEAWENNIDGDHRYLNSGQMDSLLSFDFKGIAGNLVNGNISNAVDALDDVQHTIDNKATLGNFLGSHDEEGFLYAQDGDEGKLKVAASLQAFVKGQPVIYYGEELGQTGDDNWPVYDNRYDMGWNLVEDNAILSHYQNVFNLRGEHSEVMARGAFDHVTGTDDDGFVVFSRTYDDDAVYAAMNVEEEARQITLDVDSDDAVVTDHYSGDTYTASDESVTVTLPAMADGGTALLTVENGTITGGEEGDAPETDEIPDNHLRVHFDNGDTDPGDLGIWYWDGAASPSEDDAEWPGDEQFSEEQMTDFGVYFDIELEEGADYLNMLVNYDGENLTGDFTIDRLAEEMNEVWLYEDGTYLTYEPVALDDQVRIHYDREDNDFNDWGVWFWEQGLNPPSDWPDDAVDFEQEGRYGAYVDIDLEDGAEELGFLLLNTETGDQTEDMLFTELDEHNQIFVTEGDDTAYNNPYHVSSEGLTGAEVLSDELIELRFTSTEGFDEDSLMAGITLTNRHGEEVSFDSVTIDEDGETVSVHGSLNLDDAPFDVTYNQRTATAGVGWRLKDEMYAYDGDLGAELHEDGSATLKVWSPSADNVSIILYDADDQYEVVADGVDMQRGDRGVWEVTLDEDNTGVTDLSGFYYHYDIERDGESVLALDPYASSMATWDSGNVDEVPIGKAAIVDPSAIGPELDFADIDGFEKREDAIIYEIHVRDFTSDPDIDEELESQFGTFASFVEKLDYIEDLGVTHVQLLPVMSYFFADEYNNDERMLDYSSTQNNYNWGYDPHSYFSLTGMYSEDPDDAEKRIEEFKLLIEEIHDRDMGVILDVVYNHTARVEIFEDLEPEYYHFMDDDGTSRTSFGGGRLGTTHDMSRRILVDSIMHWVEEYKVDGFRFDMMGDHDAESIQMAYDKAKEVNPNIVMIGEGWRTFVGDESGGDVMPADQDWMQYTEAVGSFSDEFRNELKSGFGSEGEPRFLTGGARDIQQIYDNVTANPHNFTATNPGDVVPYIAAHDNLTLHDVIAQSIQKDPEYHQEEIHQRIRLGNLMVLTSQGTSFIHAGQEFGRTKQFRAETDEAPYKSTYMENEDGSPFEFPYFIHDSYDSTDAINMIEWDKATDEEAYPINNMTREYTTGLIELRRSTDAFRLGTLEEIDERVSMIDAPEINDQDLIIGYHAKSTDDTGEYAVFVNTDEQERTLTLEDLDLTEGVVIVDGNESGIAEVSDPTGFELSADHISLDPLTAVVVRIGGEDIPEEPQSAAEQLAELDDMISEHVQAGEIRGPLVNQLGNMVRQAKHHESSERHSQAVRFMENVQKHLDRRPNARHIEGDAKATLLDQADAVIKQLESETEE encoded by the coding sequence ATGACAGCAGTGATGGGCATGAGTGTCTTTACGGCGTTCACACCCGCCGTAACAGCAGAAGAGGAAGCAACGGACGAAAGCGGCGAGGTGCCGGAAGATCACCTGCGGATTCATTATGATTACGGTGATCAGGATCTGTCGAGCCTGGGGATCTGGTATTGGGGTGATTTCAGTACAATTTCAGCGGATCGTGAAGGTGAAGAAGAAGATACAGCATGGCCTGGTGACGTCCGTTTCTCAGAAGAACAGACGACGGATTTTGGTGCATACATTGACGTCGAACTGGCCGAAGACCCGGAACTTGTTGAGTTTTTAATCAACAATGCAGACGGCGAAAACGTAACAGGTGATCTTGAAGTCGACATGTTATCGGACGAGATGAACGAAGTCTGGGTTACAAATGACGAAGCGATCTATTACTATGAGCCGGTGGCGTTTGACGATAACATCCTCCGGGTCCACTTTCAAACCGACGATGACGTCTATGACCCATGGGGACTCTGGACATGGGGCGATGTGGCAGAAGCGCCGGATGAATGGCCAACAGATGCTCATCCGTTCAGTCAGGATCAGACCGGTCCATACGGTGCTTACGTTGATATCGAGCTGACCGATGATCCTTCTTCTGTCGGTTTCCTCTTAGTCGACCGTGACACAGAAGAGCAGACGGATGATTTCACGTTTGGTGATCTGGATCAGCACAGACAGGTGTTTGTGAATCTGGATGCGGATGAGGTGTACACGAACCCTTACTTCGCCGGAACAGAGGAAGAAGCGCCGGAGCTTGGTGAAGGAGAATATGATTTTGCCGTCAGTGGTGAAACGACAGGTGCCGTGGATGCCGAGAATCATGCGGTACTGGATCTGGACGTGACCTATCCGGAAGAAGACGTGGCGATTGATCGCATGCACGCGGACGTCAGCTTGTTGGGTGGGCCGGATGAGCTTGCGATCTCACCTGAAGTGATGGGTGTGACGCTGTCTGCGCATTATTCGGTGGACCCTGGCACGTATGAGATTCCACTCACACTGATTGATGAAGAAGGCGGTGTGTATGAAGGCAGCGCAGAGGTTGATGTGGTGGAACATACGAAAGAAGATGGTGACTTCAATTGGGATGAATCGGTCATTTACTTTATGCTGACGGACCGTTTCTATGACGGGGACCCGTCAAACAACGACCCATATGATCTGGACTACGATTTCTACGATAACCCGCGCGGTACACCGCAGGGCGGTGACTTTGCCGGGGTGAAAGAGAATCTGGATTATCTGGATGAGCTGGGTGTCAATACCGTCTGGATCACACCGATCGTCGAGAACATTGCATATGATGTGAGCTATGCAAGCGATGACGGCTCGTATTTCGGCTATCATGGGTACTGGGCGCAGGATTTCGAAGAATTAAATCCGCATCTCGGAACACTGGAGGAATTTCATGACCTGATCGATGCTGCGGCAGAGCGGGACATGGACATCATGGTGGATGTGGTCTTGAACCATCCGGGTTATGGCTTGAAACCGGAAGACGGTGATGTGGAAGATCCGCCGCCAGGCTATCCGACGGATGAGGACAGAGAGCGGTTTGACGGGATGATTCGAGAAGAGCCAGGCTCTGATGATGAAACGATGGAACTGGCTGAATTACCGGATTTCAAAACCGAAGTACCGGAAGTCCGCGAACAGATCGTTGATTGGCAGACATCCTGGATTGAAAAGTCCACAACCGATGCGGGCAACGCCATTTCGTCCTTCCGTGTGGATACCGTGAAACACGTGGATGAGCCGACGTGGCAACTGTTCAAAAATGAACTGACCCGGGAAAGCACCGATTTCAAGATGATTGGTGAGGCGTGGGAGAACAATATCGACGGTGATCACCGTTACTTGAACTCCGGACAGATGGATTCCCTGTTGAGCTTTGATTTCAAAGGCATTGCCGGAAATCTCGTCAACGGGAATATTTCAAATGCGGTGGATGCACTGGATGACGTGCAGCACACGATTGATAACAAGGCGACGCTTGGGAATTTCCTTGGCAGCCACGATGAAGAAGGGTTCCTCTATGCGCAGGACGGCGATGAAGGGAAGCTGAAAGTTGCCGCATCCCTGCAGGCTTTTGTCAAAGGGCAGCCGGTCATTTATTACGGCGAAGAACTCGGTCAGACCGGTGACGATAATTGGCCGGTGTATGACAATCGCTACGATATGGGCTGGAACCTTGTGGAAGACAATGCGATCCTCAGCCACTATCAAAACGTGTTTAATCTCCGTGGTGAGCACAGTGAAGTGATGGCCCGCGGCGCGTTTGATCACGTGACGGGTACGGATGATGACGGGTTTGTCGTCTTCAGCCGAACCTACGATGATGATGCCGTTTACGCGGCCATGAACGTCGAAGAAGAAGCGCGCCAGATCACACTGGACGTGGACTCCGACGATGCCGTGGTCACCGATCACTACTCGGGTGACACGTATACGGCAAGTGATGAGTCGGTGACGGTTACTTTACCGGCGATGGCAGACGGGGGTACAGCCCTTCTGACCGTGGAAAATGGCACGATCACTGGCGGTGAAGAAGGTGACGCGCCGGAAACCGATGAGATTCCGGACAATCATTTACGGGTTCACTTTGATAACGGCGACACCGATCCTGGTGACCTTGGCATCTGGTACTGGGACGGTGCTGCGTCTCCATCAGAGGACGATGCGGAATGGCCAGGGGATGAACAATTCTCTGAAGAGCAGATGACAGATTTCGGGGTGTACTTCGACATTGAACTGGAAGAAGGCGCCGACTACTTGAATATGCTCGTCAATTACGACGGCGAGAATCTGACCGGGGATTTCACCATCGATCGTCTCGCAGAAGAAATGAATGAAGTGTGGTTGTATGAAGACGGGACGTACCTGACGTATGAGCCGGTGGCGCTTGACGATCAGGTCAGGATTCATTACGACCGGGAAGACAACGATTTTAACGACTGGGGCGTTTGGTTCTGGGAACAGGGGTTAAATCCGCCATCAGACTGGCCGGATGACGCCGTTGACTTCGAACAGGAAGGCCGCTACGGGGCCTATGTGGATATCGATCTGGAAGACGGTGCTGAAGAACTTGGTTTCTTGTTACTCAATACCGAAACAGGTGATCAAACCGAAGATATGCTGTTCACAGAACTTGACGAGCACAATCAAATTTTTGTGACTGAGGGTGATGACACCGCCTATAACAACCCATACCATGTCAGCTCAGAAGGGTTGACGGGAGCCGAGGTGCTCTCAGACGAGCTGATTGAACTGCGATTTACGTCTACGGAAGGGTTCGATGAAGACTCCCTGATGGCAGGCATCACGTTGACGAATCGGCACGGAGAGGAAGTCTCTTTTGATTCGGTCACAATTGACGAAGACGGCGAAACCGTCAGCGTTCACGGATCATTGAACCTGGACGATGCACCATTTGACGTGACGTACAATCAGCGCACCGCAACCGCTGGCGTGGGCTGGAGACTCAAAGATGAGATGTATGCCTATGATGGTGACCTTGGAGCTGAACTTCATGAAGACGGCTCAGCAACCTTGAAAGTCTGGTCACCGAGTGCGGACAATGTGTCGATTATCTTGTATGATGCGGACGATCAGTACGAGGTTGTTGCCGATGGTGTGGACATGCAGCGCGGAGACCGGGGTGTCTGGGAAGTGACCCTGGACGAGGATAACACCGGGGTTACTGACCTGAGCGGTTTCTATTACCACTATGACATTGAGCGTGACGGGGAATCGGTGTTGGCGCTCGACCCTTACGCATCATCCATGGCAACGTGGGACAGCGGAAACGTTGATGAAGTACCGATCGGAAAAGCGGCGATTGTGGATCCGTCGGCCATCGGTCCTGAACTGGATTTTGCAGACATCGATGGGTTTGAAAAACGCGAAGATGCGATCATTTATGAGATACACGTCCGTGACTTCACGTCGGACCCGGATATCGATGAAGAATTGGAATCACAGTTTGGCACATTCGCTTCCTTTGTTGAAAAACTGGATTATATTGAAGATCTGGGCGTCACACACGTACAGCTTCTGCCAGTGATGAGTTATTTTTTCGCAGATGAATACAACAATGACGAGCGCATGTTGGATTATTCATCCACCCAGAACAACTATAACTGGGGTTACGATCCGCACAGCTATTTCTCCCTCACCGGCATGTATTCTGAAGATCCGGATGATGCCGAGAAGCGGATTGAAGAATTCAAACTCTTAATCGAAGAAATTCATGACCGGGATATGGGTGTGATTTTGGATGTGGTTTACAACCATACGGCCCGGGTTGAGATTTTTGAAGACCTTGAACCCGAGTACTATCATTTTATGGATGATGACGGCACGTCCCGCACGAGCTTTGGCGGTGGACGACTCGGAACGACCCATGACATGTCACGCCGCATTTTGGTGGATTCGATCATGCACTGGGTCGAAGAATACAAAGTGGACGGCTTCCGTTTCGATATGATGGGTGATCACGATGCGGAAAGTATCCAGATGGCGTACGACAAGGCGAAAGAAGTCAATCCGAACATCGTGATGATCGGTGAAGGCTGGAGAACCTTTGTCGGGGATGAATCCGGCGGGGATGTCATGCCTGCCGATCAGGATTGGATGCAGTATACCGAAGCCGTCGGATCCTTCTCGGATGAATTCAGAAACGAACTGAAGTCCGGATTCGGCAGCGAAGGTGAGCCGCGTTTCTTAACAGGAGGCGCCCGTGACATTCAGCAAATCTATGACAATGTCACAGCGAACCCGCATAATTTCACAGCAACGAATCCAGGGGATGTGGTGCCATACATTGCCGCGCACGATAACCTGACGCTTCATGATGTGATCGCACAATCGATTCAGAAAGATCCGGAATATCACCAGGAAGAAATCCATCAGCGGATTCGTCTCGGGAACCTGATGGTGCTGACGTCGCAAGGCACATCGTTCATCCATGCGGGTCAGGAATTCGGACGCACCAAGCAGTTCCGTGCGGAAACCGACGAAGCGCCTTACAAGTCCACCTATATGGAAAATGAAGATGGCAGCCCATTTGAATTCCCGTATTTCATCCACGATTCCTATGATTCGACGGATGCGATCAACATGATCGAATGGGACAAAGCGACGGATGAAGAAGCGTATCCGATCAACAACATGACGCGGGAATATACGACAGGATTGATTGAACTGCGTCGCTCAACGGATGCCTTCCGGTTAGGAACTTTGGAAGAAATCGATGAACGCGTCTCGATGATCGATGCGCCTGAAATCAACGACCAGGATCTGATTATCGGTTACCACGCCAAATCAACCGACGATACGGGTGAGTATGCGGTGTTTGTAAATACCGATGAACAGGAACGGACGCTGACCCTTGAAGATCTCGATTTAACAGAAGGCGTTGTGATTGTTGATGGCAACGAATCAGGCATAGCGGAAGTTTCGGATCCGACAGGCTTTGAGCTCTCCGCGGACCACATCTCACTTGACCCATTAACAGCGGTTGTTGTGAGAATTGGTGGCGAAGACATTCCTGAAGAACCGCAATCAGCAGCTGAACAATTAGCTGAACTGGATGACATGATCAGTGAACATGTTCAGGCCGGTGAGATTCGCGGACCGCTTGTCAACCAGCTTGGGAACATGGTCAGACAAGCGAAACATCATGAAAGCAGTGAGCGTCACAGTCAGGCAGTTAGGTTCATGGAGAACGTCCAGAAACATCTGGATAGAAGACCGAACGCCAGACATATTGAAGGCGATGCGAAAGCAACGTTGCTGGATCAAGCAGACGCAGTGATCAAACAGCTGGAGTCTGAAACAGAGGAATAA
- a CDS encoding bifunctional metallophosphatase/5'-nucleotidase, which yields MKKHRSTLHRKVFGVAMTTVLAVGTFTFSASANQGNGVGNGNSGETPQGPKRDVEGVNVIDTTSFEIDFDKTFPQGLAVDRVVDVEVELSDGETVVPEITDYHVSSDDRSLVTVEHANDDLEGLSGKLSINDFETDFDYAESFSLDIFHTNDIHSKIDNFGKMSAFIDEQGAEADNYLFLDAGDIFSGNAVVDLNDGEPIVRLLNEMGLDAMAIGNHEFDYGQEAFAAREEQAEFDWLSANMEVVDEDIAIQQPEPYTIKEIDGVDVGIFSLTQNPPATSPSGIVGLEFHDYVETAEEYAYLEGETDILIALTHIGNSADQHLAENVDFFDVIIGGHSHSRIFEEQMVNGTPVVQAGSDSLFVGHFNLEFDGSDVTFNDYYLQDVDELTEVNEDVQAMVDGYNEEAEELLQEVIGYTNTGLSRDARNSRDTSLGNFITDAMRDAVDADMAITNNGGIRANIDEGEIRAADIYTVEPFGNELTEMEITGEDMRDVVEYSFSRFDRIDIQASGLSYTIYTDEDGAYADADLYVDGEPIEDDATYTLVTNDFMAEGGDGYDFSSATILQEAAGYITNAMFQLNDTLMDSEGAVDYEDGEGRIQVEEQE from the coding sequence ATGAAGAAACATCGTTCAACATTACATCGGAAAGTGTTTGGTGTCGCCATGACAACAGTACTGGCAGTGGGAACATTTACGTTTTCGGCAAGTGCCAATCAAGGTAACGGCGTTGGAAATGGAAACAGTGGTGAGACCCCACAGGGACCGAAACGGGATGTGGAAGGCGTCAACGTGATTGATACGACCAGCTTTGAAATTGATTTTGACAAAACGTTTCCACAAGGGTTGGCAGTGGACAGGGTTGTTGATGTCGAAGTCGAGTTGTCAGACGGGGAGACTGTCGTACCTGAAATTACTGATTATCACGTGTCCTCAGACGATCGATCACTTGTCACGGTAGAACACGCGAACGATGATCTTGAAGGATTGAGCGGTAAATTGTCAATCAATGACTTTGAAACCGATTTTGATTATGCTGAGAGCTTTTCATTGGATATTTTCCATACGAACGACATTCACTCAAAGATCGATAACTTCGGAAAAATGTCCGCATTCATTGACGAACAGGGTGCAGAAGCGGATAACTATCTGTTCCTCGATGCAGGGGACATTTTCAGCGGCAACGCGGTTGTTGATTTGAATGATGGTGAGCCAATTGTTAGATTGTTAAATGAAATGGGTCTGGATGCGATGGCCATCGGGAACCACGAATTCGATTATGGTCAGGAAGCTTTTGCGGCACGTGAAGAGCAGGCGGAATTTGACTGGCTGAGTGCGAACATGGAAGTCGTGGATGAAGACATCGCGATCCAGCAGCCGGAACCCTATACTATCAAAGAAATAGACGGTGTGGACGTGGGGATTTTCTCTTTAACACAAAATCCTCCGGCAACCAGCCCTTCCGGGATTGTCGGTCTGGAGTTTCATGATTATGTGGAAACGGCAGAAGAATATGCTTATCTGGAAGGTGAAACCGACATCCTGATTGCGCTAACTCATATCGGAAATAGTGCAGATCAGCATCTTGCTGAGAACGTTGATTTCTTTGATGTCATTATCGGCGGCCACAGCCACAGCAGGATTTTTGAAGAGCAGATGGTGAACGGCACACCGGTTGTGCAGGCAGGCAGTGATTCTTTATTCGTTGGACACTTCAACCTCGAATTTGATGGCAGCGATGTGACATTTAATGATTATTATTTACAGGACGTTGACGAGCTGACGGAAGTGAATGAAGACGTTCAGGCGATGGTCGATGGCTACAACGAGGAAGCAGAAGAGCTTCTTCAGGAAGTAATTGGTTATACGAATACAGGATTGAGCCGTGACGCCCGTAATTCAAGAGATACCTCTTTAGGTAATTTCATTACGGATGCAATGAGAGATGCGGTGGATGCAGACATGGCCATTACGAATAATGGTGGCATTCGCGCCAATATTGATGAAGGTGAAATTAGGGCTGCAGATATCTATACGGTTGAGCCATTTGGTAACGAACTTACAGAGATGGAGATTACCGGTGAGGATATGCGTGACGTGGTAGAATACTCTTTTTCCAGGTTCGACCGCATTGATATTCAAGCTTCAGGATTGTCCTATACGATTTACACCGATGAAGATGGGGCATATGCCGATGCAGATCTATATGTTGATGGCGAACCAATTGAAGACGACGCGACGTATACACTTGTAACCAATGACTTTATGGCAGAAGGTGGCGATGGCTATGACTTTTCTTCAGCCACTATTCTTCAGGAAGCTGCAGGTTATATTACCAATGCCATGTTCCAGCTGAATGATACTTTAATGGATTCAGAGGGTGCAGTGGACTATGAAGACGGTGAAGGCCGGATTCAAGTCGAAGAGCAGGAGTAA
- a CDS encoding RNA-guided endonuclease InsQ/TnpB family protein, which yields MARKKPIEVLRKKKKTVNMQRFTQKQNIGRSTLSAREFRLLQRMSHSSKALRNVGLYTIKQKYLNENKMATTKEIDSAMKADMNYWGIQSNSVQAVRRTLLSDVKSFFEALKKWKETPEGFTGRPKFPKYSRSTAKRVIEIYQVPKVDKDGYWSIPMNTAFRKRFGPLRLRMPKNLMDKNISYIEIVPKQNGRFFEAHYVYEVPMSQMKKQQTTTKALSCDLGVDYLLSCATNQGDAFLINGKKLKSINQYFNKKISELKQKNIENGLSKRIVTNQIASLWRKRNLQIGGYLSQTVGLLFKQIKRLNVDTVVMGYNADWKQESHLGKKNNQEFVQIPFHRLISAIENKCLKEGIRFVKQEESYTSKASFLDHDDIPVWSKGDNTMYSFSGKRLYRGFYRCENGQCIHADINAALNILRKSQIVEWDEKTQIKTPMIMDVQKRKAVA from the coding sequence ATGGCTAGGAAAAAACCGATTGAAGTATTGCGCAAGAAAAAGAAAACAGTCAATATGCAACGGTTCACCCAAAAACAGAACATTGGTCGCAGCACCCTTAGCGCTAGAGAGTTTCGACTTCTGCAACGCATGTCTCATAGTTCTAAGGCTTTGCGCAACGTAGGCTTATATACGATTAAACAAAAGTATTTGAATGAAAACAAAATGGCGACAACAAAAGAAATAGACAGCGCAATGAAGGCCGATATGAACTATTGGGGCATTCAATCCAACTCCGTACAAGCGGTTCGAAGAACCTTACTCAGTGACGTAAAGAGCTTCTTCGAAGCGTTAAAGAAGTGGAAAGAAACCCCTGAAGGTTTCACAGGTCGCCCAAAGTTCCCAAAGTATTCTCGTTCCACTGCCAAACGTGTCATCGAAATCTATCAAGTTCCCAAAGTGGATAAGGATGGATATTGGAGCATTCCAATGAATACTGCTTTCAGAAAACGTTTTGGTCCCTTAAGACTGCGAATGCCAAAGAATTTAATGGATAAAAACATTTCTTACATTGAAATTGTGCCAAAGCAAAACGGTCGGTTCTTTGAGGCTCATTATGTATACGAAGTACCTATGTCTCAAATGAAGAAACAACAAACGACGACAAAAGCTTTGAGTTGCGATTTAGGTGTAGATTATCTTCTTAGTTGTGCAACGAATCAAGGAGACGCCTTTTTGATTAATGGAAAGAAGTTAAAATCCATCAATCAGTACTTCAACAAAAAGATAAGCGAATTAAAACAGAAAAACATCGAAAACGGCTTGTCGAAACGCATAGTGACAAACCAAATAGCTTCTCTTTGGCGTAAACGAAATCTCCAAATAGGCGGCTACCTTTCACAAACCGTAGGTTTGTTGTTCAAACAGATAAAACGACTGAACGTCGATACCGTGGTAATGGGTTATAATGCCGATTGGAAACAAGAATCGCATTTAGGGAAGAAAAACAATCAAGAGTTCGTACAAATTCCTTTCCACAGATTGATTTCGGCTATTGAGAACAAGTGTCTCAAGGAAGGCATCCGTTTCGTTAAGCAGGAAGAGAGCTACACGTCTAAAGCTAGTTTTCTGGATCATGACGATATTCCGGTTTGGTCAAAAGGCGATAACACGATGTACTCCTTTAGTGGGAAGCGCCTATATCGCGGCTTCTATCGCTGTGAGAACGGACAATGCATCCACGCCGACATTAATGCAGCATTAAATATCCTTCGGAAATCCCAAATAGTAGAATGGGATGAAAAAACACAAATAAAAACGCCCATGATCATGGACGTTCAAAAACGTAAAGCTGTTGCTTAG